The proteins below come from a single Campylobacter sp. CCUG 57310 genomic window:
- a CDS encoding tRNA1(Val) (adenine(37)-N6)-methyltransferase, translating into MKIIQPRVGYRYNSDTMMLYGFICEEGLKGSVLEVGCGCGVLGLLLKRDFEAIDLDMLDMQEVNIKIAKQNADENGLKASFITADFANFEYQKRYDFVISNPPYYHDGAKKSENEHIKISRYSEFLPLEKLIKSVNSIMKPSGVFVFCYDAKRLSEILTLLKMYKFNPTRIKFVHPKANKEASLVIIEAKKNSKALVKILPPIFILEGERYTKEASEIFTRAGTFSQSCEI; encoded by the coding sequence ATGAAAATCATCCAACCAAGAGTAGGCTACAGATACAACAGCGATACGATGATGCTGTACGGCTTTATCTGCGAGGAAGGCTTAAAAGGTAGCGTGCTTGAGGTCGGATGCGGATGTGGAGTGCTTGGACTGCTTCTTAAGCGCGATTTTGAAGCTATTGATCTTGATATGCTTGATATGCAAGAGGTAAATATAAAAATTGCCAAACAAAACGCCGATGAAAACGGCTTAAAAGCTAGCTTCATAACGGCTGATTTTGCTAATTTTGAGTACCAGAAGAGATATGATTTTGTTATCTCAAACCCGCCTTACTATCACGACGGAGCTAAGAAGAGTGAAAACGAGCATATCAAAATAAGTAGATATAGCGAATTTTTGCCTCTTGAAAAGCTTATAAAATCGGTAAATTCGATTATGAAGCCAAGCGGAGTTTTTGTGTTTTGTTATGACGCTAAGCGGCTTAGTGAAATTTTAACTCTTTTAAAAATGTATAAATTTAACCCGACCCGCATAAAATTTGTCCATCCAAAAGCAAACAAAGAGGCAAGTTTGGTTATCATAGAAGCTAAAAAAAATTCAAAAGCTTTAGTTAAAATTTTACCGCCGATATTTATTCTTGAAGGTGAAAGATATACAAAAGAAGCAAGTGAAATTTTTACTCGCGCAGGCACTTTTAGTCAAAGTTGCGAGATATGA
- a CDS encoding ankyrin repeat domain-containing protein, whose product MKILWLLFLFACIGFAGIYDDSKLDCDEILANKTQIFSPNFNPNSPDLNSIDYGCANSLLNIPAVNELMDLAVKIRSESRLCVGIIAEKNLNKFKFTLLKAGIFPEMYAKSLDEPLIYEAIQERDRAYLRYWGHQRISNFLLFKEFNKTYNLALDPLVKHYTNNFTMDEGSAIYYATKVANEFLKFAVNSKERQNDATRLDISEIDKRVIDPQFSKYEINELIYSGKISKELLQSAFYTALLYEKNEEILSEFIKIGAELNLGYENSLFFSLKNLSNAKFLLKNGADVNYKNLLGQTPLFMAVRLNDFEAVKFLVENRADINAKTIDLNTKLAYISNLGEAVPSYIKLCDFEHTSRTIFMEAAANSDVEILEFLVENGVDTDAIDDAGFNAFDYARMGKKDINLQYLTTIGLSSNLKNR is encoded by the coding sequence ATGAAAATTCTTTGGCTACTATTTTTGTTTGCTTGTATTGGATTTGCCGGAATTTATGACGACTCAAAACTTGATTGTGATGAAATTTTAGCTAATAAAACTCAAATTTTTAGCCCGAATTTTAATCCAAATAGCCCTGATTTAAACAGTATTGATTACGGGTGTGCAAATTCTCTTTTAAATATTCCTGCTGTAAACGAGCTTATGGATTTGGCGGTTAAAATTCGCTCGGAGAGCCGCCTTTGCGTAGGGATTATCGCTGAGAAAAACTTAAATAAGTTTAAATTTACCTTGCTTAAAGCGGGAATTTTTCCTGAAATGTATGCAAAAAGTCTTGATGAGCCTTTGATTTATGAGGCTATCCAAGAGCGGGATAGAGCGTATTTGCGCTACTGGGGTCATCAGAGGATATCGAATTTTTTGCTGTTTAAAGAGTTTAATAAAACCTACAACCTAGCTCTTGATCCGCTTGTAAAACACTACACGAATAACTTTACCATGGATGAAGGAAGTGCGATTTACTATGCCACAAAGGTTGCAAACGAGTTTTTAAAATTTGCCGTTAATTCAAAAGAGCGACAAAATGATGCGACAAGACTTGATATAAGCGAGATAGATAAGCGAGTTATAGATCCTCAATTCTCAAAATACGAGATAAATGAGTTGATATATTCGGGCAAAATTTCTAAAGAGCTGCTTCAAAGCGCTTTTTATACGGCGCTTCTTTACGAAAAAAACGAGGAAATTTTAAGCGAATTTATAAAAATTGGAGCTGAACTTAATTTGGGATACGAGAATTCCTTGTTTTTCTCTCTTAAGAATTTAAGTAACGCTAAATTTTTACTCAAAAACGGCGCGGACGTTAATTATAAAAATTTACTCGGACAAACTCCGCTTTTTATGGCTGTTAGGTTAAATGATTTTGAGGCGGTTAAATTTCTTGTTGAAAATAGAGCCGATATCAACGCTAAAACCATTGATTTAAACACTAAACTCGCCTATATATCAAATTTGGGCGAAGCGGTGCCAAGCTACATAAAGCTTTGTGATTTTGAGCATACTTCAAGGACTATCTTTATGGAAGCTGCTGCTAATAGTGATGTTGAAATTTTGGAGTTTTTGGTTGAAAATGGCGTAGATACGGACGCGATTGACGATGCGGGATTTAACGCATTTGATTATGCCAGAATGGGAAAAAAAGATATAAATTTACAGTATCTTACAACGATTGGCTTAAGTTCAAATTTAAAAAACAGATAA
- a CDS encoding HIT domain-containing protein has product MEHLCAPWRSEYFNTKSAECVFCEVINHPENDDKTGVLFRAKHCFGIMNLYPYSPGHFMVIPYAHVDKIEDLDEKTWLEMSLFVREGVVILKHELRATGVNIGMNLGKAAGAGIAEHVHYHLVPRWERDTNFITTIADLRVNGVPFHPLFEKLKKAFDEILSLR; this is encoded by the coding sequence ATGGAGCATCTTTGTGCGCCTTGGAGAAGCGAGTATTTTAATACAAAAAGCGCTGAATGCGTATTTTGTGAGGTTATCAATCATCCTGAAAACGATGATAAGACAGGTGTTTTGTTTCGCGCCAAGCACTGCTTTGGTATTATGAATTTATACCCTTATAGCCCTGGTCATTTTATGGTCATACCTTACGCTCATGTCGACAAGATCGAGGACTTGGACGAAAAGACTTGGCTTGAGATGAGCCTTTTTGTAAGAGAGGGCGTTGTGATTTTAAAGCATGAGTTAAGAGCAACTGGCGTAAATATCGGTATGAATTTGGGCAAAGCCGCAGGTGCGGGAATTGCCGAGCACGTGCATTATCATTTGGTGCCTCGCTGGGAGAGGGATACGAATTTTATCACGACGATTGCCGATTTGAGAGTAAACGGAGTTCCTTTTCATCCGCTTTTTGAAAAGTTAAAAAAGGCTTTTGACGAAATTTTAAGTTTGCGTTAG
- the ilvA gene encoding threonine ammonia-lyase, with amino-acid sequence MISLNKIIQAKRAISGFVYKTPFAFSPKLSLLSGAQIYLKKENLQRTGAYKIRGAYNKIANLSDEERAKGVVAASAGNHAQGVAICAREFGAPAIIVMPESTPLLKVSGTKALGAQVILKGDNFDEAYEYANEYARERGMSFIHPFSDEFVMAGQGTVGLEMLDEVADLDMIIVPVGGGGLISGIASCVKQVNPNIKVIGVSAKGAPAMYESFKAKKSKNSKTVRTIADGIAVRDASEVTLAHILECVDDIVQVDDEEIANAILFLLENQKIIVEGAGAVGVASVLHSKVKFEKDAKIGIVLSGGNIDVQMLNIIIEKGLIKSARKMTIKVTLVDKPGALMSLTDCLKTANANIVKIDYDRFSTSLDYGDASITITLETKGKEHQEMVRNTLNDHGFEFTQLF; translated from the coding sequence ATGATATCGTTAAATAAAATAATCCAAGCAAAACGCGCCATAAGCGGCTTTGTTTATAAGACGCCGTTTGCGTTTAGTCCTAAGCTTAGCTTGCTAAGCGGAGCGCAAATTTATCTTAAAAAAGAGAATTTGCAACGCACGGGAGCTTACAAGATAAGAGGCGCATACAATAAAATAGCAAATTTAAGCGATGAAGAGCGTGCAAAGGGCGTAGTTGCGGCAAGTGCGGGCAATCACGCTCAAGGCGTAGCTATATGCGCTAGGGAGTTTGGTGCGCCAGCCATCATTGTAATGCCCGAATCAACACCGCTTTTAAAGGTTTCAGGCACAAAGGCTCTTGGTGCGCAAGTGATTTTAAAGGGCGATAACTTCGATGAAGCTTACGAATACGCAAACGAATACGCAAGAGAGCGAGGAATGAGCTTCATACACCCTTTTAGCGACGAATTCGTAATGGCGGGGCAGGGCACGGTAGGGCTTGAGATGCTTGATGAAGTCGCCGATCTTGATATGATCATAGTGCCTGTCGGCGGAGGAGGGCTTATAAGCGGTATAGCAAGCTGCGTTAAGCAGGTAAATCCAAACATCAAAGTAATCGGAGTAAGTGCCAAGGGCGCTCCTGCGATGTATGAGAGCTTTAAGGCTAAAAAGAGTAAAAATTCAAAAACCGTTCGAACGATCGCGGACGGTATTGCCGTAAGAGACGCTAGTGAGGTTACTCTTGCGCATATATTAGAGTGCGTTGATGATATAGTTCAGGTTGATGACGAAGAGATAGCAAACGCGATTTTGTTCCTGCTTGAAAATCAAAAGATCATCGTTGAAGGCGCAGGGGCGGTCGGAGTCGCCAGTGTACTTCACTCAAAAGTGAAATTTGAAAAAGACGCAAAGATCGGTATAGTCTTAAGTGGCGGAAATATCGATGTGCAGATGCTAAACATCATCATCGAAAAGGGTCTTATAAAATCGGCCAGAAAGATGACGATAAAGGTTACTTTGGTTGATAAGCCAGGTGCGCTTATGAGTCTAACCGACTGCTTAAAAACCGCAAATGCAAATATCGTTAAGATTGATTACGATAGATTTTCTACCAGTCTTGATTATGGCGATGCAAGTATCACAATCACGCTTGAAACTAAGGGCAAAGAGCATCAAGAGATGGTGCGAAACACTCTAAATGATCATGGGTTTGAATTTACTCAGCTGTTTTAG
- a CDS encoding lipopolysaccharide assembly protein LapB: MYRNKAFVRVVLALFISCFCFANEKIKIDENLYILEALMAVDNAKHDEAMAIYKKLYEETKKPAYLKEALKFAFFTNSAEFDSIMQLAEKNLKDDTDFLRIKGASLMNTNRLDEARKVMESLVKKESKPRNHIMLGTILSMQNNNEEALEQFKIVYEKDKSDENLLRMVEFLYNKMGKKEEALSYLETSRRINGCSVHVCLTLIDLYMQTGKINDTVEIYEDLYKTTKEKEYLNKAVGVFAYQKNYEGAAKFLQKYNHNDNLLMEMWAIMGEYDKAYNKAKELFDKSFNLDYQAKMAVYQYERDAKNLSKESLKEIIHNFEKSALKLDDPIYLNYYGYLLIDHDVDVKKGVELVEKALIKEPNSVYYLDSLAWGLYKLGECKRADEVMSKTLHDDEFVNSTEAKEHIRLIKECLSKNQAQKDAK, encoded by the coding sequence ATGTATAGGAATAAGGCGTTTGTAAGAGTTGTGCTTGCGCTATTTATCTCTTGCTTTTGCTTTGCAAATGAGAAGATAAAGATAGATGAAAATCTTTATATATTAGAGGCTTTAATGGCTGTTGATAATGCTAAACATGACGAGGCTATGGCTATTTACAAGAAGCTTTATGAGGAGACTAAAAAGCCCGCTTATCTAAAAGAGGCGCTTAAATTTGCATTTTTTACCAATAGTGCGGAATTTGATAGCATCATGCAGCTTGCGGAGAAAAATTTAAAAGATGACACCGACTTTCTTCGTATTAAAGGCGCAAGTCTTATGAATACAAATAGGCTTGATGAGGCTAGAAAGGTTATGGAAAGCCTTGTAAAAAAAGAGAGTAAACCTCGCAACCACATAATGCTCGGTACTATCTTGTCAATGCAAAATAATAACGAAGAGGCTCTAGAGCAGTTTAAAATCGTATATGAAAAAGACAAAAGCGATGAAAATTTGCTTAGAATGGTAGAATTTCTTTACAACAAAATGGGCAAAAAAGAAGAGGCACTAAGCTATCTTGAAACATCAAGGCGTATTAACGGCTGTAGTGTGCATGTATGCCTAACGCTTATTGATCTATATATGCAAACGGGCAAGATAAACGATACCGTAGAAATTTACGAGGATCTTTATAAGACTACTAAGGAAAAAGAGTATCTTAATAAGGCCGTAGGCGTGTTTGCTTATCAAAAAAACTATGAGGGTGCGGCTAAATTTTTGCAAAAATACAACCATAATGATAATTTGCTAATGGAAATGTGGGCGATAATGGGTGAGTATGACAAGGCTTATAATAAGGCTAAAGAGCTTTTTGATAAAAGCTTTAACCTTGACTATCAAGCCAAAATGGCTGTATATCAGTATGAAAGAGATGCTAAAAATTTAAGCAAAGAGAGTTTAAAGGAGATTATTCATAACTTTGAAAAATCAGCCCTCAAACTTGATGATCCGATATATTTAAACTACTACGGATACTTGCTTATAGATCACGATGTGGATGTTAAAAAGGGTGTAGAGCTGGTTGAAAAAGCTTTGATTAAAGAGCCAAATTCGGTATATTATCTTGACTCTCTTGCGTGGGGACTTTATAAGCTGGGAGAGTGTAAAAGAGCCGATGAGGTTATGAGTAAAACACTGCACGATGATGAATTTGTAAATTCAACCGAAGCAAAAGAGCATATAAGACTTATCAAGGAGTGCTTAAGTAAAAACCAAGCGCAAAAGGACGCGAAGTGA
- a CDS encoding SDR family NAD(P)-dependent oxidoreductase, protein MKQTAFITGATSGFGEATARALSKEGYKLILLGRREDRLKRLAAELGNAHTIAADIRDKEKIFREVANLPENFKDIEILVNNAGLALGQEKTNEASIEDFETMIDTNIKGLLYVTKAVLPIMTARKSGYIINLGSVAGEWPYPGGNVYGGTKAFVKQFSFNLRNDLQGTGIRVTQIAPGIAKTEFSLVRFKGDSAKADAVYDKTRFITSEDIARIIVDCINLPKHVNINSLEVMATTQTWAGFAFERE, encoded by the coding sequence GTGAAACAGACCGCTTTTATCACGGGAGCAACATCGGGCTTTGGCGAAGCTACGGCAAGAGCGCTTAGTAAAGAGGGCTATAAGCTCATACTTTTAGGACGCCGCGAAGATAGGCTCAAACGACTTGCTGCCGAGCTTGGTAATGCTCATACCATAGCAGCCGACATAAGAGATAAGGAAAAAATTTTTAGAGAAGTTGCAAATTTGCCGGAGAATTTCAAAGACATAGAAATTCTCGTAAATAACGCAGGGCTTGCGCTTGGACAAGAAAAAACAAACGAAGCAAGTATCGAAGACTTTGAAACGATGATAGATACGAATATCAAAGGGCTTTTATATGTAACCAAGGCTGTTTTGCCGATAATGACGGCTCGCAAAAGCGGCTATATCATAAACTTAGGCTCGGTTGCCGGTGAGTGGCCGTATCCGGGCGGAAATGTCTATGGCGGCACAAAAGCCTTTGTTAAGCAGTTTAGCTTTAATCTTAGAAACGATCTGCAAGGTACGGGAATTCGCGTCACTCAAATCGCGCCTGGTATCGCAAAGACCGAATTTAGCCTTGTTAGATTTAAAGGAGATAGCGCAAAAGCCGATGCGGTATATGACAAAACTCGGTTTATCACATCCGAAGATATCGCGCGTATTATAGTTGATTGTATAAATTTACCAAAACACGTAAATATAAATTCGCTTGAAGTTATGGCGACGACGCAGACTTGGGCGGGATTTGCTTTTGAAAGGGAGTAG
- the trpC gene encoding indole-3-glycerol phosphate synthase TrpC has product MILDEIIRRTREDLEEKKSKYPKEWLGRSLAYNPYVPRDVLPALKSDEKDPFKIIAEVKKASPSKGVIREEFEPIFIAKDYESGGANAISVLTEPHYFKGNLEFITQIRRYVSVPLLRKDFIIDKYQILEALVYGADFILLIAKALGLKELKELLEYAHHLGLEVLVEAHDKEDITKAILAGANIIGINHRNLQSFEMDMSLCESLVPLIPKSKIIVAESGLYEHSQLENLNKIGVDAFLIGEHFMRKSDLAKAVKDIKEG; this is encoded by the coding sequence GTGATACTTGATGAGATCATAAGACGCACCAGAGAGGATCTAGAGGAAAAAAAGTCCAAATATCCCAAGGAGTGGCTTGGAAGAAGCCTTGCTTACAATCCTTATGTGCCCAGAGATGTCCTGCCCGCTCTTAAATCAGACGAGAAAGATCCTTTTAAAATAATCGCCGAAGTGAAAAAAGCAAGCCCCAGCAAAGGCGTTATAAGAGAGGAATTTGAGCCTATTTTTATAGCTAAGGATTATGAAAGCGGCGGAGCAAACGCGATATCGGTTTTAACCGAGCCTCATTATTTTAAAGGAAATTTGGAATTTATAACTCAAATTCGTAGGTATGTAAGCGTGCCGTTGCTTAGAAAAGATTTTATAATCGATAAATACCAAATTTTAGAAGCTCTTGTCTATGGAGCCGATTTTATCCTGCTTATAGCAAAGGCATTGGGCTTAAAAGAGCTAAAAGAACTGCTTGAATACGCTCATCATTTAGGACTTGAAGTGCTTGTCGAGGCTCACGATAAGGAAGATATCACGAAGGCTATACTTGCAGGAGCTAATATCATCGGTATAAATCATAGAAATTTGCAAAGTTTTGAGATGGATATGAGTTTGTGCGAAAGCCTTGTGCCATTGATACCTAAGTCAAAAATAATAGTAGCCGAAAGCGGACTTTATGAGCATAGCCAGCTTGAGAATTTAAATAAAATCGGTGTTGATGCCTTTTTGATAGGCGAGCATTTTATGCGCAAGAGCGATCTTGCAAAAGCCGTAAAAGATATAAAGGAGGGATGA
- a CDS encoding Na+/H+ antiporter NhaC family protein produces the protein MRYLALFLPILMFADPAKNAELFGIFTLIPPVVAIVLAFITKDVILSLFIGVFSGTYLLSVMNNGVIMSFVKGFVDIVKRIVGSMADSWNAGIILQVLCIGGVVALVTKMGGTKAVALWLSKKAKTGISAQISTWVMGLFVFFDDYANALIVGPIMRPITDKFKVSREKLAFIIDATAAPIAGIAIISTWVGLEISLIKNGYELIGITDINAFGIFVETIPYRFYNLFMLLFVVCTAMMGREYGSMLAAERRARTGELHSSKSRMVDIEDKTLEPKEGIKLQTSNAVIPILVLIIGAFVSFYFSGLSSLEGETLEKALANPLTFETLRETYGAADASVALFQSALLATIVAILIGVYRKIFGVKEAIETWVKGWKTMIVTIVILLLAWSLSSVIKELGTSRYLVDMLSDATPKFILPATIFILGSFISFSTGTSYGTMGILMPLAIPLANAVGISSGLEGDALHAYMIINISAVLTGAIFGDHCSPISDTTILSSMGAGCNHIDHVRTQMTYALSVSAISILVGYIPASLGLSVWIVLPLGFLAVFLTVRFIGQKV, from the coding sequence ATGAGATATTTAGCTTTATTTTTACCTATATTGATGTTTGCAGATCCTGCAAAAAATGCCGAATTATTCGGTATATTTACACTTATCCCGCCTGTTGTGGCGATAGTCCTTGCATTTATCACCAAAGATGTTATCTTATCGCTTTTTATAGGTGTATTTAGCGGAACTTATCTGCTAAGCGTTATGAATAACGGTGTGATAATGTCTTTTGTAAAAGGATTTGTCGATATCGTTAAGCGCATAGTAGGCTCAATGGCCGATAGCTGGAACGCAGGCATTATCCTTCAGGTGCTTTGTATAGGTGGCGTGGTAGCTCTTGTAACTAAAATGGGTGGCACCAAAGCTGTTGCTTTATGGCTTAGTAAAAAAGCAAAAACCGGAATTTCAGCTCAAATTTCAACTTGGGTGATGGGGCTTTTTGTCTTTTTTGACGATTATGCAAACGCCCTTATCGTAGGACCTATCATGCGTCCGATAACCGATAAATTTAAAGTTTCAAGAGAAAAGCTTGCTTTTATCATCGACGCAACGGCTGCACCGATAGCAGGAATTGCCATCATATCCACATGGGTCGGACTTGAAATTTCACTCATTAAAAACGGCTACGAGCTAATCGGAATAACCGATATAAACGCATTTGGGATATTTGTAGAGACGATTCCTTATCGCTTTTATAACCTCTTTATGCTTTTGTTTGTGGTCTGTACGGCAATGATGGGGCGCGAATACGGAAGCATGCTTGCAGCAGAGCGTAGAGCTCGCACGGGAGAGCTTCATTCAAGCAAATCAAGAATGGTTGATATCGAGGATAAGACTCTTGAGCCAAAAGAAGGCATCAAGCTTCAGACATCAAACGCCGTTATACCTATATTGGTTCTTATAATAGGCGCTTTTGTTAGTTTTTATTTTAGCGGTCTTAGTTCGCTTGAGGGCGAAACTCTTGAAAAGGCTCTTGCAAATCCGCTTACTTTTGAAACGCTTAGAGAAACTTACGGTGCGGCTGATGCTTCAGTAGCGCTTTTCCAATCAGCTCTTTTAGCTACTATAGTGGCGATACTAATTGGCGTTTATAGAAAAATTTTCGGCGTAAAAGAGGCTATTGAGACTTGGGTTAAAGGCTGGAAAACGATGATAGTTACGATTGTTATCTTGCTTCTTGCGTGGTCTTTGAGTTCGGTTATCAAAGAGCTTGGCACATCAAGGTATCTTGTCGATATGCTTTCAGACGCCACGCCTAAATTTATCCTGCCTGCGACTATATTTATACTTGGCTCTTTTATCTCGTTTTCAACGGGAACCAGCTACGGAACGATGGGAATTTTGATGCCTCTTGCCATACCTCTTGCAAATGCCGTGGGTATAAGCAGCGGGCTTGAGGGCGACGCGCTTCATGCGTATATGATCATAAATATTTCAGCCGTGCTTACGGGGGCGATATTTGGCGATCACTGCTCTCCGATATCAGATACCACCATCCTTTCCTCAATGGGTGCGGGGTGTAACCACATAGACCACGTCCGCACGCAGATGACCTATGCACTTAGCGTAAGCGCCATAAGCATACTTGTAGGATATATACCTGCTTCTTTGGGACTTAGTGTGTGGATAGTGCTTCCTCTTGGGTTTTTAGCGGTATTTTTAACGGTAAGATTTATAGGGCAAAAGGTTTGA
- the trmA gene encoding tRNA (uridine(54)-C5)-methyltransferase TrmA, which produces MTASECKFVGECGSCTLNLSYDEQVEFKKKFIKEKFSEFYGGEFEFFASVPTCYRSRAEFGIYHDKDKLSYYMRGDKRKFVLIDECLKVEAKIANLMQPLLNFIEKNENLKHKLFGIEFISTKDSLLAMLLYHKKLDGLKSEFDELANKFDISVIARSRGQKLVSGSENLSERLYIEGKEYKFSFSEGAFIQPNRAVNEKMISWTKGCVHGANDLLEMYCGHGNFTIPLASEFNQVLATEISKKSIANALKNCELNEVKNIKFIRVGSEELMQAFSGVREFRRLEGVNLKAFNFSHILVDPPRAGLDMSVINFIKNYENIIYISCNPETLKENLKELDKSHEAVKFAIFDQFANTTHIECGVLLRRRSANS; this is translated from the coding sequence TTGACTGCAAGCGAGTGCAAATTTGTAGGAGAGTGCGGAAGTTGCACTCTAAATTTAAGCTATGACGAGCAGGTTGAGTTTAAAAAGAAATTTATAAAAGAAAAATTTAGCGAGTTTTACGGAGGCGAATTTGAGTTTTTTGCCTCCGTGCCGACTTGCTACCGAAGTAGGGCTGAATTTGGTATCTATCACGACAAAGATAAACTAAGCTACTATATGCGTGGAGACAAGCGTAAATTTGTGCTAATTGACGAGTGTTTGAAGGTTGAAGCTAAAATCGCAAATTTAATGCAGCCTCTTTTAAATTTCATCGAAAAAAACGAAAATTTAAAGCATAAACTATTTGGCATCGAGTTTATCTCGACTAAAGATAGCCTGCTTGCTATGCTTTTGTATCACAAGAAGCTTGATGGGCTAAAGAGCGAATTTGATGAGCTTGCAAACAAATTTGACATATCCGTAATCGCAAGAAGCAGAGGACAAAAGCTAGTTAGCGGAAGTGAAAATTTAAGCGAACGACTCTATATAGAGGGCAAGGAGTATAAATTTAGCTTTAGCGAAGGAGCTTTCATACAGCCAAACAGAGCCGTAAACGAAAAGATGATATCTTGGACCAAAGGCTGCGTTCATGGAGCAAACGATCTGCTTGAGATGTATTGTGGTCACGGGAATTTCACTATCCCGCTTGCAAGCGAATTTAATCAAGTTTTGGCAACTGAAATTTCTAAAAAATCGATTGCAAATGCTCTTAAAAACTGCGAGCTAAACGAAGTTAAAAATATCAAATTTATAAGAGTTGGCAGTGAAGAGCTTATGCAGGCTTTTAGCGGAGTGCGAGAATTTCGCAGATTAGAAGGCGTAAATTTAAAAGCCTTTAATTTCTCTCACATCCTTGTCGATCCGCCTCGCGCGGGACTTGATATGAGTGTGATAAATTTCATCAAAAACTACGAAAATATCATCTATATATCCTGTAATCCCGAAACTTTAAAAGAGAATTTAAAAGAGCTTGATAAAAGCCACGAGGCGGTTAAATTTGCGATATTTGACCAGTTTGCAAATACGACTCACATAGAGTGCGGAGTGCTTTTAAGGAGAAGAAGTGCAAATTCATGA
- a CDS encoding YkgJ family cysteine cluster protein, translated as MIRQSGFEYEFDFTKCDECGGKCCTGESGYIWINSAEIEALAGFLDLSVEEFKDKFLEKHGYKFSIKEKIYKDGFACVFFDEVKQNCSVYEFRPKQCVSFPFWDYFKTHFEELEGECIGIRRL; from the coding sequence ATGATTCGCCAAAGCGGCTTTGAGTATGAATTCGACTTTACAAAGTGCGATGAATGCGGAGGTAAGTGCTGCACGGGAGAAAGCGGCTATATATGGATAAATAGCGCCGAGATAGAAGCTCTTGCAGGATTTTTGGATTTAAGCGTAGAAGAATTTAAGGATAAATTTTTAGAAAAACACGGATATAAATTCAGTATCAAAGAAAAAATTTATAAAGACGGCTTTGCCTGCGTCTTTTTTGATGAGGTTAAGCAAAATTGTTCTGTTTATGAATTTCGCCCAAAACAGTGCGTAAGTTTTCCGTTTTGGGATTATTTTAAGACTCATTTTGAGGAATTGGAGGGAGAATGTATAGGAATAAGGCGTTTGTAA